The segment GAAATGGAAACTCCTGAAGTCATCTCAAAGCGCCTTGAGAACGCAGATTCCATATTCGGAGATCGCATCAAGTATGTTGGGCCCGATTGTGGTCTTGGTTCCTGGCCGACACAGGAGATCGCAGGACAATTGCTCAGGAATGTTGCTAAGGGAATTGCCAAGTTCTCCAAATAAGACAATTCAGGTTCCTGGAAGGACAACTTTTAAGATCATATCAGGAGATTGCTGATCAACAGACCCATGAGGTCGATCACATTTCCTGCTATCTTTGGTGTTAACTGTATTTCTATATATGCAGCAACAAGGAGCATAAAGATCGCAATTGAGAATATTCTCCACAGGTATCTCGATCTCAGATAAGATTCTGTTATATTCTCGATCCTTCTAATGTCTTCTTTTAGGTCCTCCTCTTTTTCAGCTTCGAATAAACGTCCTTCTGTGATCTCTTCTGAATTTACTCTTGCAAACCTGTATGCAATAGATGTTGCTATGAAAATTGCCGGTAGTTCAATTATTCCATGAGGGAGTATTGAAGCAAAGTAATATATGAAGGCAAAGTCAGCTCCTACAAGAATACCACCAAATCCTAATGTTTGACTTCCCCACAGTATTCCATTGAACACAAAAAATGCAAGTACTGTTCCTGCTATAAAAGAATTAAGGAACAATGTCAACACAGGAAATATGAGTGGGAGTACTGATGCGATTGCTCTGTAATCCTCGCCGGTGTAACCACAATGTTTCCAGATGGAATTTGGGCTGTCATTTTTCTCATCCAGACCATTTTTCTTTATATCAGGATAGATGTGCAGGGCGACCTTCTGTACAAATGAAAAAAAGGGTGAAGATAATTTTTCCATATTACAGGAAATCATAGAATAGAACGGGTGCCTTGACCGCAATAGTAACTCTTTGAAAACTATTCTGTGACTGTATGTTATGGCTGCGGCACCTATAGATGTGACAAATATTGCTATTATATTGAAGAAAAAAACAGAATATAGCGGACCGATATATCTGGCACCGAAGTCCACTTTTGAAGTAGCGGCATCTGAGGTTGAAATAATTGCCTCGTTGACGACATCAACTTCTGAAGTAGCAGCCTGTGCAGTTGAGATCAGGACAGCATTTACAAATTCAGGTTGTGAAAACAAGAAAGCAACTGTGTAAATAGAGATGCTGAATACAAAGGACAGTATCGTAAATAGTGTGAATAGTTTCACTGACCATATTACATCTGTCCGTTTTATTTTGAATTGGCTGCTCTCTTTATTTCTCATTTTCGTTTGTTTATTAGTTATGTTTATCAGGATTTCACTTAACTTTAACTGTTTTAAATTTCATGATCTCTGGCTAATAAATATAAAATTTAAGACTTCATCGATGACTTAAAATATATCTCCATACAAATATATCTAAAAGATTCATGGTTCGGTACTAAAAAGAGGTTTAATATGAGGATACAATCTGGAATTGAAGGTTTCGATGAACTTGTTCAGGGTGGACTTGTTCCGGAACGTGTTTATCTTTTAAGTGGTCCCCCAGGAAGTGGAAAAACTACTTTTGGCATGCAGTTCCTTGCGCAGGGTGCTACTTTTGGGGAAGTTGGTCTCTACGTTAGCCTTCTTGAAAGTCCCCAGAACATCATCAATGACATGTCTAATTATTCGTTGAATGTGGCAACTTTGATAAAGATGAAGAAGCTGCTTTTTGCTGACCTTGGTCCCAGGATGGAATATGGTTACATGGATGATCTTCATGAGGTCATAAGTTCAGATTATGATGTAAGTCATTCATCTGTAGAAGGCGAAGCTCCGTCCCCTGCAATGGTATTCAAGGAGATATCTGCATATGTTCAGGAATACAATGTAAAAAGGCTTGTTATAGACTCTGTATCTGCTATCCGTTTTACCACAAAGGACCGCATTTCAGAAGAAAAAGAGATGGGTAGGTTCATCAGGAATCTGAAACAGCTTGGATGCACTACTCTACTCCTCTCTGAGATGACAGACCCGAATGCATATTCAACAGAACAATTCGCATCACATGGAGTAATGTTCCTTCATAACTTCCTCTATGGTAAGAAGATGACCCGTGCATTGCAGATCATAAAGATGCGTGGAACAAAACATGATTGTAATATGATGGGACTTGAGTTCACTGAGAAAGGTCTGAAAGTATCTTCCTACCTTGAATAATGGTAGTGTGGAAATGGATCTGTTCAAGAAGAATAAAGACAAGCCTACCCTTGCTGAAATGAAAAGGGTAGAAATTGAAAAGAAGGCTTTTGAACTTGGTTTAGAAGTAGGTTACCACAAGCACTCGGAGATCGGTTGGGTCAAAGAGAATATTATGAAGCTGGAAACCCTTGCCAACAATCTTGGTCTTGGTGACATTGTTTCTGAAAAATATATCCAGGGCAAAGGCGAAGGTGGTCTTGCGAGGGAGAAGGGACTTAATATCGGTTCTGTCACATCTGCACTAAAAAAAGAAGAAGGCTACTCTTCAGCAGACAAACCAGCTTTCAAGAAGCCAGAAGAAAAGACTCCCGAGGGGTACAAGGATTATGCAGGAAATGATGCTATATTTGCTCCTGTGGACCGCCCGGAACTTCTCACTAGCCCCTCATGTATCTCTCTTACCAAAGCTGTTGAACGCCCTGCAAATCTTAATGGCTTCAAACCATTAATGCCAAAGAAATAAAATATAAAATGTGGGATATTGGGCTTTAAGCCTTGTAACCATATCCCGCAAATCTCTGTTTATCATCCAGATTGCAGATCACAAATCTGTCTGATTCATTATAAGCCAGCAACTTCGATCCTAATAGTGTTACAATACATTCGGCGTCTGTTGTTGTTCTCTCAACTTCTTCGCCATTTACAACTATCTTTTCCACTCTCATCGGGGATGACTGAAGTCCGACGAAGATATGTGGAACATCTCCGATCGCAAAGCCCTTTGAGAATGGTGAGAACTTACATTTGAGTGTAAGGTCTTCAGTGACATCTTCTTTTTCCGAGAGTATGAAACCTCTCTCGACATCCTTTGACTGGACGTTCTTAAGTGCAAGTCCGACCCGGGCACCTGCGGGTGCGCTCTTTGCATCCACATCATGCAGCTGTATCGAGCGGACCTCGATGGTCTTGTCTGTTGGGAAAGCTACAAGTTTGTCCTTTGCTTTCAGGGTCCCCTGCATCACAATTCCAAGTACTACACAACCAATGCCTGTTACATTGAAGGACTGGTCGATAACAACACGTGTTGGCAGGTCGTTCAGTTCCTCCTGGTCCTTTGCAACTACATCCCCCATATCGAATATCATTTCCTTCAATTCTTCCATTCCTTCGAATGAGGTTGTGGAAATCGAGATATATTCCCAGTTCTCAAGAGAGGTACCTGTTGTCACTTTTTTAAGTTTCTCTTTCAGCTCATCTAGTGCAAAGGGGTAGCTGGTATCTGCTTTTGTAAGGACAATGATACCATGCTTGTATCCCAGGAGGTCAAGTGCAATGATACATTCGCCTGTATGTGCATCAAGACCTTCAGGAGGTACGCACAAAAGGACAATGTCCGAAAGATTGAAGGCGGTCACCATAGGTTTGATGGAAGTTGGATAACCGACTGCATCTATGGTCGTCAGGACCTTGTCGTTCTTGGAAAAATCGTACATCGTAATGTCTGCTGTGTTTCCTTTTTTCCCAAGTTTTGAAGCAAGGGTGGTTTTGCCGCTTTTTTCGCTTCCGATAATAGTTATTTTTGTCATATATGATCACACTTTTAGTGTACAGAAATACCTTTTGTCATATATGCTTTTTTGAGATCACCAGAGTTCTCCTTTGAACATGGAAAGGGTCTTATCATTAGTGCTCTTGTTCAGCTTCTTTATTTTGATGAGGAATTCATTACCGATCTTTTCCGGTTCATCGAACATTGCATCGATTCCCTGTCGCCGGAGATATTCCTTGAACTCTGTTAGAGTATCAAGACTTCTAACTCTGATCTGTACCTCTTCAGCCACTTTTTCGCCTTTTTCCATATCAGTGATAGCCTCTATCATTGGATTAAGTATGCTTTCCCCGAGTTGAAGGCACCGCTTTTTGAGATCTTCTTCGCTTTCTCCCCATTCAAAGGCCTGGAAGCCTTCCCGCACTACCCTTGAAAAAAGATAGTCACGCCCCACATCATTGTAGAACCTGAATGCATGTCTCAGATCTGCACAATTGCTCTGGGAACAAGTGTATTTTATGGGTGAAATGTTCATATTTGGGTCTTTGATCACAACACCTTCATGCTCGATCTTCCCGAGTTCCTTGATAATGGCATGTATCTTCCCAGTAGCTTCTTCTTTTGTAAATTCTCCGAAAAGCCTGACCTGTGTGAAACCATATTCTTCTGCCATCTTCCTTCTTTCATTTACAGGCAGGGGCTCACCACTGCCCTTATGCCTTATATCGAAGATAGAGAAATCAAGAGAATTGATATCATAGATATTCTTGGGTACATAAGGATTGTCGGGTCCGACCATTTCCCCGTGAAGGACAAGATCCGGATGATCATTAAAAAAATCAATGTTCAGCAGGTCCCTCGCTTTTTCGGTGGAATAGGGACAAACATATCCACCGCGTGTGATGGCGGTTATTTTCCCGTCAATAGCTATGGCTCGTACATTAAAGCCATTCATTTTCTCTTCCACACAGATGGTATCAATATCAGAAAATTGAGAATTGATGGCAGGTTCAAGAAGCATGGCCCGCTTTATCTTTGGAAAACCCTTTATCAGCTCAAAACAGCCATCCTTTTGCTAGACAACAGTTCCACTTTCGATCTGTGAAAAAGTGGTCTTAAAACGAAAAAGATGCTGGTACTCTCCCCAGTTCTGCACAAGCTCACGCTTATCCAGCAGTTTCTGGAGTCTGGAAATGGGTATGCTAAGATATTCCGCCATACCCTCTATGTCCAGCTCAATATCTTTACCAGCATCCTGTTGCATAGTTTTCACTTTGCAATGGTGTTCACAAGTGTTCTTCTTGTGATGAGCCCGACCAGATATCCTTCGAGGTTAATAACAGGCACACCACCAATGTTCTCCTCAAGCATCATGTCCTTTACTTCTGATACCGGAGTGTTGGTCTGTACGGTCTTGACCCCCCTCTTCATGATATCCTCTATAATGAGGTTCTTGATACGGGAATCCTGCTTGTTTCCTGAAACCACATCTCTGAAGGCACGCATTGACTTTGCAATATCCTTCTCTGTAACGATCCCCACAAGCTTGTCATCCTCAATAACAGGGAATCTTCCAACATCTTCATCAAGCATCTGATGCCTGACATGGCTTACTCTGTCTCCGGGATGTATAGTTATCGGGTTGCTGTTCATAACCTCGGCAGCATACCCGTCGAATGTTACATTTTGAAGCAGTTCAGCGGGTGTTACCCATCCAAGAACGTTCTCATTGTCGCTTACAATGATAACACCGCTTTTTTTAGCCATTAATACGACTGCATCATTGAGATCCATATCAGGCAGGACCTTCACATAGTTGTCTGATACAGCAGTAGCAACATGAAGTGAAGAAGCTGGTTTCGCACCTTTCTTTCGTGTTCCCAGTTGTTCGGTAAGTCCCCTCATGGTGAGAACACCGACCAGATCATTATCATGTGTCACTAATAGGCGACGTGTACTTTTCTTCTCCATCACATCAAGTGCATGTGAGATCGTGTCTGATTTGTCAATTGATGTTGGTTGTACCATTATGTCCTTTACTTGCATGTCTGTCACCTCTTTAACTCATGTTCTTAGTCTATACTTCCTTGCTACACCTTTTATCAGGCTGCCTTCATCACATCTGTTCTGCTGACAATACCAACGATCTCATCGTTCTCAGCAATAGGGATGCCTGTGACGTTCTTATCGATCATGACCTTTGCAGCTTCCGTGATCGGATCAGTAACTTCCAGTATTTTTGCGATATTGGCCATTATATCCTCTGCAACAAGTGGAACTGCTTTCACATATCTGTATACCTTTTCACCACCTGATTTTGGTTTTCTTGCCATCTTGATGCTCTTGGATGGGAGTTCTCCCTCATTGTTCGCAAGAACGTGGAGTGCAAGTTCCCTTGTGGTGATGATTCCTACGGCTTCACCGGTATCGTCTGTAACAATAAGTTTGCTTACCTTGTTACTTTCCATTTCATCGACCACGTGATTTACTGTGTGGTGCCTGTGCACAAATACAGGGTCAAGTGTCATTATTTCACCAACTTTCTTATCGCTGGGAAGTTCTGACATGCGGCGTACTACGTCAAATCTCGTTACAATTCCAAGAAGTCTTCCGTTGTTGACCACAGGGACATTATTGATATCATTATCGATCATCACCTCAGTAACCTGGGAAATAGATGCTTCAGGGTAGATCGTGACAGGGTCTTCTGTCATTATCATTTTCACAGGTACCTTGTCGATAGGTCTTCTTCTCCACATGGGTTCTGCCTGTGCAAGACGTCTTCCCAGATCGGACTTCGTGACTATGCCCACCATTTCGTCGCGATCTACAACAACAATAGTGCTTATCTTGTGCCTTAGCATAAGGTTTCTTGCATGTGATACAGGCTCATCCGGTCCCATTACATGGACAGGTGATGTCATAATGTCTGATACTTTCATATCTTATCCTCCTTGTTCTTTTGTTATCCTTGTGGATTCTCATTCATTCAGCCATTGCTCTAAGTATATCCCTTTCTGTGATTATACCGCAGAGCTTTCCGTTGTCAATTACAGGCAGTGCCCCAACATTATTTTGAACCATAAGCTCGCTTGCTTTCCCAAGATCTGCATCTGATGATACCCAGATAACATCTTTTGAGATCAGTGAGCTGATAGGAGCATCCATTGCTTCATGGATGTTACCGGTGGTGAGCTTTTCAAATGCCTCCCCATTTCCCAGGAAGTGCATTATAGAAGATGCATTGACAACGCCAATTAGAATATCTCCTTTGACCACAGGAAGCCTGCGGAAACGATTCATTACCATTATCTTTGCAGCATCACTAATGGTCATGTTTGCAGGTGCTTTCTCAACCCTTTTGCTCATGTATTCAGCGATAGTTTTGTTGGTAACTATTCCAGCTGTAAATGTCAGAAAATCCTTCTCTGTGCAGATGGCGTGTACATGATTTGTACTATCTACTATCGGAAGGCTTCCGATATTGTTCTTGAGCATAAGATCAAAGGCTTCCTTGATATTCCCATCACTGCGGATCGTTGTTACATCATGCTGCATTATTGTGCTGACATCTGCATTGATGGCTGCAAGTAGGTTGCCTTTATGTCTCTTTTCAACAAGTTGGTTCTTGTCTCCTCCTCCGAGGAAATCAATAACATCAAAAGAGGTAACGATACCCTCGATCCTATTTGTACCAGCATCAGTAAGGGGGATATGCCTGAAGTTGTTTTTTGTCATGATCTTTATGGCATCGATGATCCGTGTTGTAGGCGGAGCCGTGATAACTTCCCTGGTGGCCACCGACATAATATCTCCTTCATGCTCTGAGATCTTTGTATGAAAATCAAAAGCCCCACGATCCATTGTACCGGAAGTGGTGATCAACACATGATCCTTTTTTTGAACTCTGCTTTTCGTAGGGCTATGTGCTTCAAGTTTCATTTTATCCTCCATATTTTTCGTTTATTTTAATGATGTTCGACTGTCGATACGGGTTCGGGTGTGATCTTAGATTACCCGGAATGATCTCTGGGATTTAGGATAAAGACCCGGATTTGACTACTTTATAAATTTGAGATGGAATTTCCTCCATTATTGAACAGGACCATTTCCCATTACAAATGCCCGTAAGATATCAGTGCGATCCACGATACCTACGATACTATCTTTATCAAGAACTGTCATTCTGCCAACATCGTAATGGAGCATCTTATCGAGACATTCCTTTACCGATGTGTCGGAAGACACGGTATAAACAGGCGTGGACATTATCTTTTCAACTACCGTGGTGTCCTTTGGTTGAGTGCCGTGTGCATCGTTCAGGGCTGTCCTGACGAATCCGGAACGTATTATGTCCATTCTTGTTACCATTCCAATGGGTTCTCTTTTGTCAGAGATCACAGGAAGACCCGAAAAGTTCGATTCAAGCAAAACCGGCCAGACCTTTGTGAGATTTTCCTGTGGTGTACAGGTTATCACATCTGCAGTCATGATGTCAGCTACCGCTGCATCCAGTTTCCTGTCACTGCCAATGTTTCCGAGTATGTCTGAATTGCTCAGAATTCCGGCTATCATCCTGTCCTCTGTGGAAACAATGACAGGGCATCGGCCTACTTCCGAATCGAGAAGATGCTTTGCAGCATCCATAATATCTGTTTCCGGAGTTATCAACGGACAATCGTGCATGTACCCTTCAACTGTGACATTTGATCTTGTGGATCTGATGTTGAGAACATCTTTATCCTTGAGGATACCCACTACTTTTTGTTCCTCATCTATTACAGGGAGACCCCTGAGGTAGTGATCTCTCATCAACTGGCGTGCATGGGTGATGCTGTCATGCTCTTTTATGCATACGGCATCTTTGGACATAATCTCATTGACTTTCATAAGAACCCCCGTTCATACGATCATTCAAAGAAGTGGATCAGTCGTAGTAGCCTTCGTCTTCCTTACAGTCTTCACATAACATAAGACCGTTAACAGGGCTAAGGCTCTCCACATACGATTCACATCTCTGGCAGACCCCCCTTCCAAATTCAGTCGTTGCAGGAATATCCTGCTCCCGGTTCATCTCTATCAGGTTTTCAAGAATAGTATTCAGACCCGGAGCTACGGTAAGGATATCCCGATCCGTGATAATACCAATGATCTTCTCATCATCGGTAACTGCAAGTCTGCGAATCCTGGATTTGAGCATCATCTCAGACGCTTTGATGACATCTGTGGATGATTTTATTGTTATAATAGGAGATGACATTATCTCCTCAGCAAGCATGGTACTGGGTTTTACATCCTTTGCCATGACCTTGTGAACAATATCCCTCTCAGTGATAATTCCTACAGGTTTGCCATTTTTTGAGACAATGAGGCTACCGATATTTTCCTCTTTCATTGTCTGGGCGGCTTCAAGTGCTGTACTTGTAATGTCAAGGACAAGAACGCCCTGTGTCATGATCTCACGCACGACAATATCGTTCAGGAGCTGATCTGCAGGTGCATCAGCCTCGACATCCAATTTGGTCCCAATGACCATACGATATCACCCTCCTATGCTATTGCTTGTGTTCCCACACTACACAAATAATATTCTGACTTAATAGCATATATAGGTGATTGTGCTCACAATATGTTGATCCTTGTGCGGTTTCCGGCACTTAGTTCTATTTCGTCGTTAAAGCCTGATTTTGAGTATGCATCAATGATCCGGATAGGAGTATCGATGTCCAGTTCGTCCACAAGAAGTGCATGATCTCCCCACAATGCTATGCGTATACGTCCGGAGTCATCCGAGACATAGATATTTGAGACCATGTTGGTTGTTCCGTCATCCCTGTCAAATTCCCTGAGCTCCCCAAGACCTGAAACTGAACCTTCGATAGAATAGGATTCCCCGGGTATTATGTCAGCTATCGGAGTGAAGCTTTCTTTGTATTCTACTTCTGCATTTGTTTTTCTGAGGACACTATTATTTCCGATCTGGATCTCGACCTGCTGGCTGAAGTTGTTCATTTTGGCATATCCGTTTATGATCTCAACAGCATCATCAAGGTTCAGGGCACTGGCAGAATCTACCTTTTCATCCCATAATGTCACACGTATCTTTCCGGTCTCATCACCAATGAGTATGTTACCGACCCGTCCCTGGCTACCATCTTTCTTCTGGAACGTCCTGACATCTGATATGTCAAGCAACTTTCCGGATACGTTGATGTCTCCCATACCATCCTTGATCTCAGATATCTTCTGTGAGTCCAGCCTGACCTCGATCTCCTGGTCGGTCTTATTCATCACACCATACTTTCCGATGTTGATCTCAGTGCCGGAATATCCATCCTTTGCATAGCCACTGATCTCCATGCAGTCCCCTACTTCCACACTTCCATTCTTGATAAGCTCAGCACGCTCGTCCCAGAGTGTAAGCCTGATAGAACCGGTCTCATCAGCTACCATGACGTTACCGACCCTTCCGGTGGTGCCGTCATTCCTGTTAAACTCACGTACATCAAATACTGAGACTACCTTTGCAACGAAGTTGACATTACCGATCTCAGGGGTTATGTCCTTTATTTTGATAACTTCCTTTGCGGTATCCGTGACACCAAGGTCATGGGCAACAAGCATTGCCGCTGTCTTAGTATCACAAAGGCCGCTCATCTGATCGACCTTTTCATCGACCTTCTTTCGAAAATCATCTTCGCTGATAATGCCTCCAAGCTTATTGTAGATCTCAGTTATATCGTCCATTGATGACACCTGTGAATAGGTTCTTAGAACATGGGTTCCCAGAACTGTTTAGAATATATGTGATATGTAAAGCAATTTGTTCGTCCTCTATTCTGCAATAGCGTGAACTCCGATTAAGTTTAATCCGATATGATATAATCCTAACGAAAGATACGTTCTAGTTTTCTTATATCATCTTCAGGAATCATGTTTATATCCGGCTTCCTGTAAACGGGATCGTGGATAAAGTTATATTAACTATTAAATGCATCTGCAATTAGATAGCATGATTCGAAAATGTAAAGAGCATGGATACTTCAGAGGCGAAGTTTGTCCTGATTGCGGCAAAAGTGGCAGGTATGTACTGGATGACGAACGTGAAGAACGCCTTGGAAGGTTCGTTTCAGGTGCCTTGAGACATTTCCCGGATGATGTAGGTCTTACAATGGATAAGCAGGGCTGGGTCGACATGGACCTGCTTTGTGATCTTATGGAACGCCGCTACAGGTGGGCAAGCAGGGAGCGCCTTATATCACTTGTAGAATCTGACGTTAAGAACAGGTATGAGATAACAGATTCCGGAATAAGAGCAAGATACGGTCATTCTGTAGATGTGGAACTGGATTATCCTGAGAATGAATTGCCTTACCTGTACTACGGTGTCAGCCAGGAAGAAG is part of the Methanococcoides orientis genome and harbors:
- a CDS encoding stage II sporulation protein M, with the protein product MRNKESSQFKIKRTDVIWSVKLFTLFTILSFVFSISIYTVAFLFSQPEFVNAVLISTAQAATSEVDVVNEAIISTSDAATSKVDFGARYIGPLYSVFFFNIIAIFVTSIGAAAITYSHRIVFKELLLRSRHPFYSMISCNMEKLSSPFFSFVQKVALHIYPDIKKNGLDEKNDSPNSIWKHCGYTGEDYRAIASVLPLIFPVLTLFLNSFIAGTVLAFFVFNGILWGSQTLGFGGILVGADFAFIYYFASILPHGIIELPAIFIATSIAYRFARVNSEEITEGRLFEAEKEEDLKEDIRRIENITESYLRSRYLWRIFSIAIFMLLVAAYIEIQLTPKIAGNVIDLMGLLISNLLI
- a CDS encoding RAD55 family ATPase, with protein sequence MRIQSGIEGFDELVQGGLVPERVYLLSGPPGSGKTTFGMQFLAQGATFGEVGLYVSLLESPQNIINDMSNYSLNVATLIKMKKLLFADLGPRMEYGYMDDLHEVISSDYDVSHSSVEGEAPSPAMVFKEISAYVQEYNVKRLVIDSVSAIRFTTKDRISEEKEMGRFIRNLKQLGCTTLLLSEMTDPNAYSTEQFASHGVMFLHNFLYGKKMTRALQIIKMRGTKHDCNMMGLEFTEKGLKVSSYLE
- a CDS encoding EF-Tu/IF-2/RF-3 family GTPase — its product is MTKITIIGSEKSGKTTLASKLGKKGNTADITMYDFSKNDKVLTTIDAVGYPTSIKPMVTAFNLSDIVLLCVPPEGLDAHTGECIIALDLLGYKHGIIVLTKADTSYPFALDELKEKLKKVTTGTSLENWEYISISTTSFEGMEELKEMIFDMGDVVAKDQEELNDLPTRVVIDQSFNVTGIGCVVLGIVMQGTLKAKDKLVAFPTDKTIEVRSIQLHDVDAKSAPAGARVGLALKNVQSKDVERGFILSEKEDVTEDLTLKCKFSPFSKGFAIGDVPHIFVGLQSSPMRVEKIVVNGEEVERTTTDAECIVTLLGSKLLAYNESDRFVICNLDDKQRFAGYGYKA
- a CDS encoding RNA ligase, coding for MIKGFPKIKRAMLLEPAINSQFSDIDTICVEEKMNGFNVRAIAIDGKITAITRGGYVCPYSTEKARDLLNIDFFNDHPDLVLHGEMVGPDNPYVPKNIYDINSLDFSIFDIRHKGSGEPLPVNERRKMAEEYGFTQVRLFGEFTKEEATGKIHAIIKELGKIEHEGVVIKDPNMNISPIKYTCSQSNCADLRHAFRFYNDVGRDYLFSRVVREGFQAFEWGESEEDLKKRCLQLGESILNPMIEAITDMEKGEKVAEEVQIRVRSLDTLTEFKEYLRRQGIDAMFDEPEKIGNEFLIKIKKLNKSTNDKTLSMFKGELW
- a CDS encoding CBS domain-containing protein, with protein sequence MQVKDIMVQPTSIDKSDTISHALDVMEKKSTRRLLVTHDNDLVGVLTMRGLTEQLGTRKKGAKPASSLHVATAVSDNYVKVLPDMDLNDAVVLMAKKSGVIIVSDNENVLGWVTPAELLQNVTFDGYAAEVMNSNPITIHPGDRVSHVRHQMLDEDVGRFPVIEDDKLVGIVTEKDIAKSMRAFRDVVSGNKQDSRIKNLIIEDIMKRGVKTVQTNTPVSEVKDMMLEENIGGVPVINLEGYLVGLITRRTLVNTIAK
- a CDS encoding CBS domain-containing protein — translated: MKVSDIMTSPVHVMGPDEPVSHARNLMLRHKISTIVVVDRDEMVGIVTKSDLGRRLAQAEPMWRRRPIDKVPVKMIMTEDPVTIYPEASISQVTEVMIDNDINNVPVVNNGRLLGIVTRFDVVRRMSELPSDKKVGEIMTLDPVFVHRHHTVNHVVDEMESNKVSKLIVTDDTGEAVGIITTRELALHVLANNEGELPSKSIKMARKPKSGGEKVYRYVKAVPLVAEDIMANIAKILEVTDPITEAAKVMIDKNVTGIPIAENDEIVGIVSRTDVMKAA
- a CDS encoding CBS domain-containing protein, with product MKLEAHSPTKSRVQKKDHVLITTSGTMDRGAFDFHTKISEHEGDIMSVATREVITAPPTTRIIDAIKIMTKNNFRHIPLTDAGTNRIEGIVTSFDVIDFLGGGDKNQLVEKRHKGNLLAAINADVSTIMQHDVTTIRSDGNIKEAFDLMLKNNIGSLPIVDSTNHVHAICTEKDFLTFTAGIVTNKTIAEYMSKRVEKAPANMTISDAAKIMVMNRFRRLPVVKGDILIGVVNASSIMHFLGNGEAFEKLTTGNIHEAMDAPISSLISKDVIWVSSDADLGKASELMVQNNVGALPVIDNGKLCGIITERDILRAMAE
- a CDS encoding CBS domain-containing protein; the protein is MKVNEIMSKDAVCIKEHDSITHARQLMRDHYLRGLPVIDEEQKVVGILKDKDVLNIRSTRSNVTVEGYMHDCPLITPETDIMDAAKHLLDSEVGRCPVIVSTEDRMIAGILSNSDILGNIGSDRKLDAAVADIMTADVITCTPQENLTKVWPVLLESNFSGLPVISDKREPIGMVTRMDIIRSGFVRTALNDAHGTQPKDTTVVEKIMSTPVYTVSSDTSVKECLDKMLHYDVGRMTVLDKDSIVGIVDRTDILRAFVMGNGPVQ
- a CDS encoding CBS domain-containing protein, which gives rise to MVIGTKLDVEADAPADQLLNDIVVREIMTQGVLVLDITSTALEAAQTMKEENIGSLIVSKNGKPVGIITERDIVHKVMAKDVKPSTMLAEEIMSSPIITIKSSTDVIKASEMMLKSRIRRLAVTDDEKIIGIITDRDILTVAPGLNTILENLIEMNREQDIPATTEFGRGVCQRCESYVESLSPVNGLMLCEDCKEDEGYYD
- a CDS encoding OB-fold nucleic acid binding domain-containing protein (Replication protein A protects and stabilize the intermediate ssDNA that is generated by the unwinding action of a DNA helicase at the replication fork. In addition, SSBs prevent the formation of secondary structures by single-stranded template DNA.), with the translated sequence MDDITEIYNKLGGIISEDDFRKKVDEKVDQMSGLCDTKTAAMLVAHDLGVTDTAKEVIKIKDITPEIGNVNFVAKVVSVFDVREFNRNDGTTGRVGNVMVADETGSIRLTLWDERAELIKNGSVEVGDCMEISGYAKDGYSGTEINIGKYGVMNKTDQEIEVRLDSQKISEIKDGMGDINVSGKLLDISDVRTFQKKDGSQGRVGNILIGDETGKIRVTLWDEKVDSASALNLDDAVEIINGYAKMNNFSQQVEIQIGNNSVLRKTNAEVEYKESFTPIADIIPGESYSIEGSVSGLGELREFDRDDGTTNMVSNIYVSDDSGRIRIALWGDHALLVDELDIDTPIRIIDAYSKSGFNDEIELSAGNRTRINIL
- a CDS encoding RNA 2'-phosphotransferase, whose product is MIRKCKEHGYFRGEVCPDCGKSGRYVLDDEREERLGRFVSGALRHFPDDVGLTMDKQGWVDMDLLCDLMERRYRWASRERLISLVESDVKNRYEITDSGIRARYGHSVDVELDYPENELPYLYYGVSQEEVDMLLDAGITPLRQTYVHLSTTPEKATESASVHTENPVVLEIDADEAQNDGIEFMAVNDDIVLTESVPPEYLSIVEIED